The Pseudomonas sp. FP2309 genome has a window encoding:
- a CDS encoding OprD family porin: MLSTQPQACPPVRFSRRTQTALASAAALAGFTPLSQAAFFEDSSATLETRNMYFNRDFRDGTSAQQSKRDEWAQGFMLNLQSGYTDGTVGFGVDALGMLGVKLDSSPDRTGTGLLPTHDDGRAADEYSKLGLTGKVKISATELKIGSLMPELPILKPNDGRILPQTFNGGLLTSKEFKNLVFTGGRLDKAKDRDDSNYEDIALNNKNSRFLSGATGKHFNFGGVDYKFADKITGSYHFAQLDDVYRQHFLGLVAARPMGPGTFAADLRLAISDDTGAARGGKIDNTSLNGLFSYALNGHKLSAGYQHMSGDSAFPYVDGSDPYLVNFVQINDFAGADERSWQARYDYDFAKLGIPGLSFMSRYLSGDNIKLKNGETGREWERNSEIKYVVQSGTFKDVAVRLRNATYRSNYSARDADEMRVLVSYSVALW; the protein is encoded by the coding sequence ATGCTGTCGACACAGCCCCAGGCTTGCCCGCCTGTTCGATTCTCCCGCCGTACCCAGACCGCCCTCGCCAGTGCCGCTGCCCTTGCCGGCTTTACGCCGCTTAGCCAGGCTGCCTTCTTCGAAGACAGCAGCGCGACCTTGGAAACCCGCAATATGTACTTCAACCGCGACTTTCGCGACGGCACCAGTGCGCAGCAATCCAAGCGTGATGAATGGGCCCAGGGCTTCATGCTCAACCTGCAATCGGGCTACACCGACGGCACCGTCGGTTTTGGCGTGGATGCGCTGGGCATGCTCGGGGTCAAGCTCGACTCAAGTCCCGACCGCACCGGAACCGGCCTGCTGCCGACCCACGACGATGGGCGCGCTGCCGACGAGTACTCCAAGCTGGGCCTGACCGGCAAAGTGAAAATCTCCGCCACCGAGCTGAAGATCGGCTCGCTGATGCCGGAGCTGCCGATCCTCAAGCCCAACGATGGGCGTATCCTGCCGCAGACCTTTAACGGTGGCCTGCTGACCTCCAAGGAATTCAAGAACCTGGTGTTCACCGGTGGCCGCCTGGACAAGGCCAAGGACCGCGACGACAGCAACTATGAGGACATCGCCCTCAACAACAAGAACAGTCGCTTCCTCAGCGGTGCCACCGGCAAGCACTTCAACTTCGGCGGCGTGGACTACAAGTTCGCCGACAAGATCACCGGCAGCTACCACTTCGCCCAGCTCGACGACGTGTATCGCCAGCACTTCCTCGGCCTGGTTGCCGCGCGCCCCATGGGCCCCGGCACCTTCGCCGCCGACCTGCGCCTGGCCATCAGTGATGACACCGGTGCCGCGCGCGGCGGCAAGATCGACAACACCTCCCTCAACGGTCTGTTCAGCTATGCCCTCAACGGCCATAAGCTCAGCGCCGGCTACCAGCACATGTCTGGCGACAGCGCCTTCCCCTATGTGGATGGCAGCGACCCGTACCTGGTCAACTTCGTTCAGATCAACGACTTCGCAGGCGCCGACGAACGCTCCTGGCAAGCGCGCTACGACTACGATTTCGCCAAGCTGGGCATTCCAGGCTTGAGTTTCATGAGCCGTTACCTGTCGGGTGACAACATCAAGCTCAAGAACGGCGAGACCGGGCGGGAGTGGGAACGCAACAGCGAGATCAAGTACGTGGTGCAGAGCGGAACGTTCAAGGACGTGGCCGTGCGCCTGCGTAATGCCACGTACCGCTCCAACTATTCAGCCCGTGATGCGGACGAAATGCGCGTACTGGTCAGCTACAGCGTCGCGCTTTGGTAG
- a CDS encoding response regulator, translated as MRVLLVEDHLQLAESVAQALKSTGLTVDVLHDGVAADLALSSEEYAAAILDVGLPRMDGFEVLARLRARGKNLPVLMLTARSDVKDRVHGLNLGADDYLAKPFELTELEARVKALLRRSVLGGERQQTCGVLVYDLDTRRFTVGGELLTLTSREQAVLEALIARPGRVMSKEQLASQVFGLDEEASPDAIEIYVHRLRKKLDGQPIAIVTFRGLGYLLEARDA; from the coding sequence ATGCGTGTCCTCCTGGTTGAAGACCATTTGCAGCTCGCCGAAAGTGTCGCCCAAGCGCTCAAGAGCACGGGTTTGACCGTCGACGTGTTGCACGATGGGGTGGCCGCGGACCTGGCCTTGAGCAGCGAGGAATACGCGGCGGCTATCCTCGATGTGGGGCTGCCGCGCATGGATGGTTTCGAAGTGCTTGCGCGGTTGCGGGCACGTGGAAAAAATCTGCCGGTGTTAATGCTGACCGCGCGCAGTGACGTAAAGGACCGGGTGCATGGCCTGAACCTGGGCGCCGACGACTACCTCGCCAAACCGTTCGAACTTACGGAGTTGGAAGCGCGGGTCAAGGCGCTGCTGCGCCGTAGCGTGCTGGGTGGCGAGCGCCAGCAAACCTGCGGCGTACTGGTGTATGACCTCGACACCCGGCGGTTCACCGTCGGCGGCGAACTGTTAACCCTGACTTCCCGCGAGCAGGCCGTGCTTGAAGCCTTGATCGCGCGTCCGGGGCGGGTGATGAGCAAGGAGCAGCTTGCGTCCCAGGTGTTTGGCCTGGACGAAGAGGCGAGCCCCGACGCCATCGAGATCTACGTGCACCGCCTGCGCAAGAAACTCGACGGGCAGCCTATCGCTATCGTCACTTTCCGCGGCCTTGGCTACCTGCTGGAAGCCCGTGATGCATAA
- a CDS encoding sensor histidine kinase, with amino-acid sequence MHKPSSLRWRLLWNLALLLVLLMLASGMSAYWNGREAADTAYDRTLLASARTIAAGLTQVDGTLSANVPYVALDTFAYDSAGRIYYQVNDIDQKLISGYENLPGPPPGTPRTDDYPALARFYNAMYQGQEVRVVSLLKAVSEPNMNGMAEIRVAETDEARVSMARSLMADTLLRLGMLAVGALLLVWFAVSAALRPLERLRTAVEERQPDDLRPLPLVEVQHEFGPLVRSLNHFTERLRGQFERQAQFIADASHELRTPLAALKARLELGLRAEDPATWRSTLETAAQNTDRLTHLANQLLSLARIENGARAIAEGGAQLLDLSQLARELGMAMAPLAHARGVALALEADEPVWLRGEPTLLNELLSNLVDNALAHTPPGGNVILRVTAPAVLEVEDDGPGIPADERDRVFERFYRRSQQGMGSGLGLAIVGEICRAHLAQISLHDGEQAGLKVRVSFIAG; translated from the coding sequence ATGCATAAGCCGAGCAGTCTGCGCTGGCGCCTGCTGTGGAACCTGGCGCTGCTGTTAGTGCTGTTGATGCTGGCCAGTGGCATGAGTGCCTACTGGAACGGCCGTGAGGCGGCCGACACCGCTTACGACCGCACGCTGCTGGCCTCGGCGCGGACCATCGCCGCCGGCCTGACCCAAGTGGACGGTACGCTCAGCGCCAACGTGCCCTATGTGGCCTTGGACACCTTCGCCTACGACAGCGCCGGGCGGATCTATTACCAGGTCAATGACATCGACCAGAAGCTGATCTCCGGCTACGAGAACCTGCCCGGCCCGCCGCCCGGCACCCCGCGAACTGATGATTACCCGGCGCTGGCGCGGTTTTACAACGCCATGTATCAGGGCCAGGAGGTACGTGTGGTCAGCCTGCTCAAGGCGGTCTCCGAACCGAACATGAACGGGATGGCGGAAATCCGCGTGGCCGAAACCGATGAGGCCCGCGTAAGCATGGCGCGCAGCCTGATGGCCGACACCTTGCTGCGTTTGGGGATGCTCGCCGTCGGCGCATTGTTGCTGGTGTGGTTTGCCGTCAGCGCGGCGTTGCGCCCGCTGGAGCGCCTGCGCACGGCAGTAGAAGAGCGTCAGCCTGACGACCTGCGGCCGTTGCCGCTGGTTGAGGTGCAGCATGAGTTCGGACCCTTGGTGCGCTCCCTCAATCACTTCACCGAACGCCTGCGCGGTCAGTTCGAGCGCCAGGCGCAGTTTATTGCCGACGCGTCCCATGAATTGCGCACCCCGCTGGCGGCGCTCAAGGCACGGCTGGAACTCGGCCTGCGCGCCGAAGACCCTGCTACCTGGCGCAGTACGTTGGAAACGGCGGCGCAGAACACGGATCGACTGACTCATCTGGCCAATCAATTGCTGTCTTTGGCGCGCATCGAAAACGGTGCCCGGGCAATCGCTGAAGGCGGCGCGCAGTTGCTGGACCTGAGCCAACTGGCCCGTGAGCTGGGCATGGCCATGGCGCCGTTGGCCCATGCACGCGGCGTAGCGCTGGCACTGGAGGCTGACGAGCCGGTGTGGTTGCGCGGCGAACCGACGTTGCTCAATGAGCTGCTCAGTAACCTGGTGGACAATGCCCTGGCCCATACGCCACCCGGCGGCAACGTGATTTTGCGGGTCACGGCGCCGGCAGTGCTGGAAGTGGAAGATGACGGCCCGGGGATCCCGGCGGATGAGCGCGACCGAGTGTTCGAGCGCTTTTACCGGCGCAGTCAGCAGGGCATGGGGTCGGGCTTGGGCCTGGCGATCGTTGGCGAGATCTGCCGCGCGCATTTGGCCCAGATCAGCCTGCACGACGGCGAGCAGGCGGGGCTGAAGGTGCGGGTGAGTTTTATCGCGGGTTGA
- a CDS encoding HDOD domain-containing protein: protein MNKLAESVQQALVAAIDNDDLVLPTLPEVALQIRKAAEDPEISISHLSKVIGRDTALSARLIKVVNSPLMRATQEVTDLHTAITRLGTNYSSNLAIGLVMEQIFHARSEAVEQKMRDVWRRSLEVAGVSYALCRSHSQLKPDQAALGGLVHQIGVLPILTYAEDHYELLSDPVSLNDVIDSIHPLLGDKLLSGWDFPEMLAKLPGQYLNLERDSASLDYIDLVQIAVMYCHRGTDHPLAEIAMSALPALKKLRVDPYSDKLRAELDEARSMFY from the coding sequence ATGAACAAGCTGGCGGAAAGCGTCCAACAGGCTTTGGTGGCGGCCATCGACAATGATGACCTGGTTCTGCCGACATTGCCGGAAGTGGCCTTGCAAATCCGTAAGGCCGCCGAAGACCCGGAAATCAGCATCAGCCATCTGAGCAAGGTCATCGGTCGCGACACTGCCCTGTCGGCGCGCCTGATCAAAGTGGTCAACAGCCCGTTGATGCGCGCGACCCAGGAAGTCACCGACCTGCATACCGCCATCACTCGACTGGGCACCAACTACAGCAGCAACCTGGCCATCGGCCTGGTGATGGAGCAGATCTTTCACGCCCGCTCCGAGGCGGTCGAACAGAAAATGCGCGATGTGTGGCGCCGCAGCCTCGAAGTGGCGGGCGTCAGCTATGCACTGTGCCGCAGCCACAGCCAGCTCAAGCCGGACCAGGCGGCGCTGGGCGGCCTGGTGCATCAGATCGGCGTGCTGCCAATCCTGACCTACGCCGAGGACCACTACGAGCTGCTCTCCGACCCGGTCAGCCTCAACGACGTGATCGACAGCATCCACCCACTGCTCGGGGACAAGCTGCTGAGCGGCTGGGATTTCCCCGAAATGCTCGCAAAACTGCCAGGCCAGTACCTGAACCTGGAGCGTGACTCCGCGAGCCTCGATTACATCGACCTGGTCCAGATCGCCGTCATGTACTGCCACCGCGGAACTGACCATCCATTGGCCGAAATCGCGATGTCCGCCCTGCCTGCGCTCAAAAAGCTGCGCGTCGACCCCTACAGCGACAAGCTGCGTGCCGAATTGGATGAAGCACGGTCGATGTTCTACTGA
- a CDS encoding folate-binding protein YgfZ produces MADSAFFCPLPHEGVLAVRGADAAKFLQGQLTCNLNYLSDTQASLGARCTQKGRMQSSFRILLQGDGVLLAMASALLEPQLADLKKYAVFSKSKLTDESAAWARFGVTDGELALTSLGLELPAETDSVVRTDALIAIRVSPGRAELWVPAEKAETVRSQLAAQLTEADLNEWLLGQVRAGIGQVMPQTRELFIPQMLNLQAVGGVSFKKGCYTGQEIVARMQYLGKLKRRLYRLSLNAAHMPEPGTPLFSPSHNSSIGEVVLAAKADQVIELLAVLQAEAADSGDVHIGSLEGSVLQLLDLPYTLDRDREIQR; encoded by the coding sequence ATGGCTGACTCTGCTTTTTTCTGCCCCCTGCCCCACGAAGGCGTTCTCGCCGTCCGCGGCGCCGATGCTGCCAAATTCCTGCAGGGACAGCTCACCTGCAACCTCAATTACCTGAGCGACACCCAGGCCAGCCTCGGCGCGCGCTGCACGCAAAAAGGCCGCATGCAGTCGAGCTTCCGCATCCTGCTGCAAGGTGATGGCGTGCTACTGGCGATGGCCAGCGCGCTGCTCGAGCCGCAACTGGCCGACCTGAAAAAATACGCCGTGTTTTCCAAGTCCAAACTCACCGACGAAAGCGCCGCCTGGGCGCGCTTCGGTGTCACCGATGGTGAACTGGCCCTGACCAGCCTGGGCCTGGAACTGCCGGCCGAGACCGACAGTGTGGTGCGCACCGACGCGCTGATCGCCATTCGCGTGTCGCCTGGTCGCGCCGAACTCTGGGTGCCAGCGGAGAAAGCCGAAACCGTGCGCAGCCAATTGGCCGCACAGTTAACAGAAGCAGATCTGAATGAATGGCTGCTGGGCCAGGTTCGCGCGGGTATCGGTCAAGTGATGCCCCAGACCCGCGAACTGTTCATCCCGCAGATGCTCAATCTGCAGGCCGTAGGCGGCGTCAGTTTCAAGAAAGGCTGCTACACCGGCCAGGAAATCGTCGCGCGCATGCAGTACCTGGGCAAACTCAAGCGCCGCCTGTACCGCCTGAGCCTAAATGCGGCGCACATGCCCGAGCCTGGCACCCCACTGTTTTCCCCCAGCCACAACAGCTCGATCGGCGAAGTGGTGCTTGCTGCAAAAGCTGACCAGGTGATTGAACTTCTGGCGGTATTGCAAGCCGAAGCAGCCGATAGTGGCGATGTGCACATAGGTTCATTGGAAGGCTCGGTTTTGCAACTGCTTGATCTGCCTTACACACTCGATCGCGATCGAGAGATCCAACGTTAG
- a CDS encoding succinate dehydrogenase assembly factor 2 — MVEDVEINRLYWHSRRGMLELDVLLVPFTKEVYATLDKVDRDLYVRLLTCEDQDMFGWFMERAESEDPELQRMVRMILDRVQPK; from the coding sequence ATGGTCGAAGACGTAGAAATCAATCGCCTCTACTGGCACAGCCGTCGTGGCATGCTCGAGTTGGACGTGTTGTTGGTACCTTTCACTAAAGAGGTGTACGCGACCCTTGATAAGGTGGATCGCGATCTCTACGTCAGGCTGCTGACGTGCGAAGACCAGGACATGTTCGGCTGGTTCATGGAGCGCGCTGAATCGGAAGATCCTGAGCTGCAACGCATGGTTCGGATGATTCTGGATCGTGTCCAGCCCAAGTAA
- a CDS encoding protein YgfX — MSSPSNRFECRWQASRLLLAAYLLAQLFALGALLFGNLPFSSLGLVLCLAHAAWVLPRHILLTHRSSIRGLRRDEDGWQLFSAERGWYSVQLRPDSLALPLIVVLRYRAQGEWRVRCICVPKDSQAADVHRRLRVRLKFSRRRWLAPE; from the coding sequence GTGTCCAGCCCAAGTAATCGCTTTGAATGCCGCTGGCAGGCCTCACGGCTGTTGCTGGCGGCGTACCTGCTGGCCCAGCTGTTCGCGCTGGGTGCCTTGCTGTTTGGCAATCTGCCTTTTTCAAGCCTGGGCCTCGTGTTGTGCCTGGCGCATGCTGCCTGGGTGTTGCCGCGTCATATCCTGTTAACCCACCGTTCGTCGATCCGGGGCCTGCGCCGTGATGAGGACGGCTGGCAGTTATTCAGCGCTGAGCGGGGGTGGTACAGCGTGCAATTGCGGCCTGACAGCCTGGCTTTGCCGTTGATCGTAGTGCTGCGTTACCGGGCGCAAGGTGAATGGCGGGTGCGCTGTATCTGTGTACCGAAAGATTCGCAGGCCGCCGATGTGCATCGGCGCCTGCGGGTGCGCCTGAAGTTCAGCCGCCGTAGGTGGTTGGCACCAGAATAG
- the nadB gene encoding L-aspartate oxidase — protein MSQQFQHDVLVIGSGAAGLSLALTLPSHLRIAVLSKGDLANGSTFWAQGGVAAVLDDTDTVQSHVEDTLNAGGGLCNEDAVRFTVEHSREAIQWLIDQGVPFTRDEHAGRDDNGFEFHLTREGGHSHRRIIHAADATGAAIFKTLLDQARQRPNIELLEQRVAVDLITEKRLGLEGERCLGAYVLNRASGEVDTYGARFTILASGGAAKVYLYTSNPDGACGDGIAMAWRSGCRVANLEFNQFHPTCLYHPQAKSFLITEALRGEGAHLKLPNGERFMQRFDPRAELAPRDIVARAIDHEMKRLGIDCVYLDISHKPEAFIKTHFPTVYERCLAFNIDITKGPIPVVPAAHYTCGGVMVDQHGRTDVPGLYAIGETSFTGLHGANRMASNSLLECFVYARSAAADILEQLPRIPVPATLPRWDASQVTDSDEDVIIAHNWDELRRFMWDYVGIVRTNKRLQRAQHRVRLLLDEIDEFYSNYKVSRDLIELRNLAQVAELMIRSAMERKESRGLHYTLDYPQMLPEARDTILVPTTYGG, from the coding sequence ATGAGCCAACAGTTTCAACACGATGTTCTGGTGATCGGCAGCGGTGCAGCCGGGTTGAGCCTTGCGCTCACGCTTCCCAGCCACTTGCGCATCGCAGTACTGAGCAAAGGCGACCTGGCCAATGGCTCGACATTCTGGGCCCAGGGCGGTGTTGCCGCCGTGCTGGATGACACTGACACAGTGCAATCCCACGTCGAAGACACCCTGAATGCCGGCGGCGGCTTGTGCAACGAAGATGCGGTGCGTTTCACTGTCGAGCACAGCCGCGAGGCCATCCAATGGCTGATCGACCAAGGCGTGCCCTTCACCCGTGACGAGCATGCGGGCCGCGATGACAACGGCTTCGAGTTCCACCTGACACGCGAGGGCGGCCACAGTCACCGCCGCATCATCCACGCAGCCGACGCCACTGGCGCCGCCATCTTCAAGACCCTGCTGGACCAAGCGCGCCAACGTCCCAACATCGAATTGCTGGAGCAACGCGTTGCTGTGGACCTGATCACCGAAAAGCGCCTGGGCCTGGAAGGTGAGCGCTGCCTGGGCGCCTACGTGCTCAACCGCGCCAGCGGCGAAGTCGACACTTACGGCGCGCGCTTCACGATTCTTGCCTCGGGCGGCGCGGCCAAGGTCTACCTCTATACCAGCAACCCCGACGGGGCCTGCGGGGATGGCATCGCCATGGCCTGGCGTTCGGGCTGCCGGGTGGCCAACCTGGAGTTCAACCAGTTCCACCCGACCTGCCTGTATCACCCGCAGGCCAAGAGCTTTTTGATCACCGAAGCCCTGCGCGGCGAAGGTGCACACCTGAAACTGCCGAATGGCGAACGCTTCATGCAGCGCTTCGACCCGCGCGCCGAACTGGCCCCGCGCGACATCGTAGCGCGCGCCATCGACCACGAGATGAAACGCCTGGGCATCGACTGCGTGTACCTGGACATCAGCCACAAGCCCGAAGCCTTCATCAAGACTCACTTTCCAACGGTGTACGAGCGCTGCCTGGCGTTCAACATTGACATCACCAAAGGCCCGATCCCCGTGGTGCCCGCCGCGCACTATACCTGCGGCGGGGTGATGGTCGATCAACACGGTCGCACCGATGTACCCGGCCTGTACGCGATTGGCGAAACCAGCTTCACCGGCCTGCACGGCGCCAACCGCATGGCCAGCAATTCGCTGCTCGAGTGTTTTGTCTACGCCCGCTCAGCTGCGGCCGACATCCTCGAACAACTGCCGCGCATACCGGTGCCAGCCACCCTGCCGCGCTGGGACGCCAGCCAGGTAACGGACTCGGACGAAGACGTGATCATTGCGCACAACTGGGACGAGCTGCGACGTTTCATGTGGGACTACGTGGGTATCGTGCGCACCAACAAGCGCCTGCAACGCGCTCAGCACCGAGTGCGATTGCTGCTCGACGAGATCGATGAGTTCTACAGTAACTACAAAGTCAGCCGTGACCTGATCGAGTTGCGCAACCTGGCCCAGGTGGCCGAGTTGATGATCCGCTCGGCCATGGAACGCAAGGAAAGCCGTGGCCTGCATTACACCCTCGACTACCCGCAGATGCTCCCCGAGGCCCGTGACACTATTCTGGTGCCAACCACCTACGGCGGCTGA
- the rpoE gene encoding RNA polymerase sigma factor RpoE, whose protein sequence is MLTQEEDQQLVERVQRGDKRAFDLLVLKYQHKILGLIVRFVHDTHEAQDVAQEAFIKAYRALGNFRGDSAFYTWLYRIAINTAKNYLVSRGRRPPDSDVSSEDAEFYDGDHGLKDLESPERALLRDEIEGTVHRTIQQLPEDLRTALTLREFDGLSYEDIASVMQCPVGTVRSRIFRAREAIDKALQPLLQEN, encoded by the coding sequence ATGCTAACCCAGGAAGAGGATCAGCAGCTGGTTGAGCGCGTCCAACGCGGCGACAAGCGTGCATTTGATCTGCTAGTGCTGAAATACCAGCACAAAATTCTCGGGTTGATCGTGCGGTTTGTGCACGACACCCATGAAGCGCAGGACGTCGCACAGGAAGCCTTTATCAAGGCGTACCGTGCGCTAGGCAACTTTCGCGGCGATAGTGCGTTTTATACGTGGCTATACCGCATCGCCATCAACACGGCGAAGAACTATCTGGTGTCTCGCGGACGCCGCCCACCGGATAGTGATGTAAGTTCAGAAGATGCAGAATTTTACGATGGTGATCACGGCCTCAAAGATCTCGAGTCGCCGGAGCGTGCATTGCTGCGCGACGAGATCGAGGGCACCGTTCATCGCACAATTCAGCAACTGCCAGAAGATTTGCGTACGGCGTTAACTTTACGTGAATTCGATGGTCTGAGTTACGAAGACATTGCGAGCGTCATGCAATGTCCGGTGGGGACTGTAAGGTCACGGATTTTCCGGGCCCGGGAAGCCATCGACAAAGCCTTGCAACCGTTGTTGCAGGAAAACTAA
- a CDS encoding sigma-E factor negative regulatory protein: MSRDALQESLSAVMDNEADELELRRVLNAFDDAETRDTWSRYQVARAVMHKDLLIPRLDIAAAVSAALADEAVPAKAARGPWRSLGRLAVAASVTVAVLAGVRLYNQDEIAGAELAQQTQQPVMAGPQVKGPAVLAGYKESSDTTGPMANGVLQGQSGWQDQRLPGYLRQHAQESALKGTESALPYARAASLENR, translated from the coding sequence ATGAGTCGTGATGCCCTGCAGGAATCGCTGTCCGCAGTGATGGATAACGAAGCGGATGAACTGGAACTTCGTCGAGTGCTCAACGCATTTGATGATGCCGAAACCCGTGATACCTGGTCTCGTTACCAAGTCGCTCGGGCGGTGATGCACAAGGATCTTCTAATCCCTCGTCTGGATATTGCTGCGGCTGTTTCTGCTGCGCTGGCCGATGAAGCCGTTCCGGCAAAAGCTGCTCGTGGTCCTTGGCGTAGCCTGGGTCGCCTGGCAGTCGCTGCCTCGGTGACTGTTGCAGTTCTGGCTGGTGTTCGCCTGTACAACCAGGACGAAATCGCCGGTGCCGAACTGGCTCAGCAAACTCAGCAACCGGTCATGGCCGGTCCGCAAGTCAAAGGCCCAGCGGTATTGGCCGGCTACAAGGAAAGCTCTGACACCACCGGTCCTATGGCCAATGGTGTGCTTCAAGGGCAATCCGGCTGGCAAGACCAGCGCCTTCCAGGCTACCTGCGCCAACATGCACAGGAATCGGCTTTGAAAGGCACTGAAAGTGCTCTGCCATACGCACGTGCAGCAAGTCTGGAAAACCGCTGA
- a CDS encoding MucB/RseB C-terminal domain-containing protein encodes MRAIPLLTLLLSGWFALPAHADEAQDWLTRLGRAEQQQSFAGTFVYERNGSFSTHDIWHRVQNGQVRERLLQLDGSAQEVVRVDGRTQCVSGTLVAGLGNSRDAPSRALDPKKLNQFYELAVVGKSRVAGRNAVIVSITPRDQYRYGFELHLDRDTALPLKSLLLNEQGQLLERFQFTRLNTSTAPEERDLQPTSDCNPISVADAQSPQSESSVAWHLEWLPPGFDLTNSTTHKDIHTKATVDSLMYEDGLARFSVFLEPISDVSVTETRTQLGPTVAVSRRLNTVDGAMMVTVVGEIPIGTAERIALSVRAEKNATTKP; translated from the coding sequence ATGCGCGCCATACCGCTCCTTACGCTTTTGCTCAGTGGCTGGTTTGCACTCCCCGCCCATGCCGATGAAGCCCAAGACTGGCTGACACGGCTTGGGCGTGCAGAGCAGCAGCAAAGTTTCGCAGGGACGTTCGTTTACGAACGGAACGGCAGTTTTTCTACCCACGACATCTGGCATCGCGTCCAGAACGGTCAGGTCCGCGAGCGGCTTTTGCAGCTTGATGGTTCTGCCCAGGAAGTTGTGCGTGTAGATGGTCGTACCCAGTGTGTCAGCGGCACCCTTGTCGCCGGCCTCGGTAATTCGCGTGATGCGCCTTCACGTGCACTTGATCCAAAAAAACTCAATCAATTCTACGAACTGGCTGTTGTCGGTAAATCCCGCGTGGCCGGTCGTAATGCAGTGATTGTGTCGATCACGCCGCGTGACCAATACCGCTACGGTTTTGAACTGCACCTGGATCGTGACACCGCACTGCCGCTCAAGTCGCTGTTGCTCAATGAGCAAGGGCAGTTGTTGGAGCGCTTTCAATTCACTCGGTTGAATACCTCGACCGCACCCGAAGAGCGCGACTTGCAGCCCACTAGCGACTGCAACCCGATCTCCGTCGCTGATGCTCAGTCGCCGCAGAGCGAGTCTAGCGTGGCGTGGCACTTGGAGTGGTTGCCCCCGGGGTTTGACTTGACCAACAGCACGACCCATAAAGACATCCATACCAAAGCCACAGTCGACAGCTTGATGTATGAAGACGGGCTGGCGCGTTTCTCGGTATTTCTAGAGCCGATCAGTGATGTGAGTGTGACCGAGACCCGCACGCAGCTGGGCCCAACGGTTGCTGTATCTCGTCGGTTGAATACGGTGGACGGGGCGATGATGGTCACGGTCGTCGGTGAAATTCCGATCGGTACCGCCGAGCGCATTGCGCTCTCGGTGCGTGCTGAGAAAAACGCGACCACCAAGCCGTGA